CCCAACTACTACACTTCCACTAAAAATCAGTTCCTTTCCTTTGACATCTGTATGATGTGTATCAAATGAAGCTTTCTCATAAGATTTTCTTATTTTGCTTGCCCTTATTTTTtatgtaacttccatttttttcatgaaatgtttcgTATTTTCTGATGGTTCCATTTTATCGCAGTATCTTGTGAAGTAGGACACTGTGTTTTGTCTACATCTTATATCTGCCTTTTTATGTGAAACCCTTTGCTGCATATTTACTGACTTAAACATATGATCTTGTAGACAGTGATCACAACTGAGGTTGGAAAGATGAAGAATAAAGATGCAGAACGTAGTTACAACTTAGAAGACTGTGTTGATGTATACCAGTGTAATTTTTCTACTTAGTAAAACAACTCAGtccacatttctgttttttagaaTATGTGGTATTGCTTAAAATGTTCAAGTATATTCTATATATTTCTTCTGGAGTCTCTGGATATCAGATCTGATTTTGATTGGTTGTACGCCTTTTTATTTGCCgaaagtaaagaatcctcctccggtgcaggagacccaggttccgtccctgggttgggacaatcccctgggtgggggggatgggggcggggggcgcgagAGCGAGTGAGCGGCTGGGAGAGTTCACCCCGCTGAGGCGGTGAGAGGCCCGGGGCCTCCCTCAGCGGAGCGGGCCCCCTCCCGGTCCCCGGCCGGCTGCTTGGTTGTGAGGAAGCCGGGAAGCGAGTGTCCGGCCCCAGCCATGGAGGGTATGGACGTGCACCTGGACCCCGAGCTGATGCAGAAGTTCGGCTGCCTGGGCACCACGGACAAGGACGTGCTCATCTCCGAGTTTCAGCGATCGCTCGGCTTCCAGCTCAACCCGGCCGGCTGCGCCTTCTTCCTGGACATGACCAACTGGAACCTACAAGCAGCAATTGGCGCCTCTTATGACTTTGAGAGCCCAAACATCAGTGTACCCTCCATGTCCTCTGTTGAAGATGTCACCATAGGAGAAGGGGAGTCGATACCTCCTGACACCCAGTTTATAAAAACGTGGCGGATCCAGAATTCTGGGGCAGaggcctggcctccaggggtttGCCTTAAATATGTCGGGGGAGACCAGTTTGGACATATGAACATGGTGATGGTGAGATCGCTAGAGCCCCAAGAGATTGCAGATGTCAGCGTCCAGATGTGCAGCCCCAGCAGAGCAGGAATGTATCAGGGACAgtggcggaaaaaaaaaaaaaaaaagtaaatgttgatgaaatcaaaataaaacaccAAATAGTAACACTTATGATATAGCtctcagccaaataaacaaatgtttaaaaatattaaaatccttAAATTGCgagatatatcaataaaatactttttacagTCAAACATTATAATGTATTAAGTTTTTATGTAGTTTAAGATGGTGGGTATATGctctatcttttccttttttgagttTTCCGTCTTATTCACATGtgaaaaatggactgaaatggtaAACTAAGaactaaatgaaaaatgttttttaaaaaaatacttcttacagtcagtcagttctttaAATACCAGAAAAGCTCTTTTAATAATGAATGATCAATTCCATAAACATATGTTTTGAAAGTATAATGCTAATGTATAATGATAATTCATACAGTCTTTTCTTCCATCTTGCTGAGGGTAGCAGGCTTGTAATCCTGTTAACTTCATTTTCACTAATTCAGCCTGAGGGATAAAAGTTAGACATCAGCAAATTGATGGAGTAAATTGGTTCAGAGCTTTGATCATTACTCCCTGAAATAAAAGATAGGAGCGGTCAACGTCAAATGTGACTATTGTTTAgcacaggggtccccagcctccaggatctgatgtctgaggtggagctgatgcaataataatagaaataatgtgcacaataaataaaatatacttgaatcatccccaaattgCTCACCCCTCCAGTCAATGGAAAATTGTGTTCTATGAAATCAGAGACTGCTGATTAAGAGCATAGTCCAAAAAAATAGGCAGCTGATTGTGAGTTCCACTTACCCATGAAAGACTTATAGCAAAAGGGTGATAGACTGTATTTTgcttgccttttttctttccgTTTGCTTTCATGAGTTTGTAGATTCTGATCTTATTGAGCCACCTTAAAACTAAATTAGTAACAGACTTTGGCAGTTAATTGTGCTTTGTCCAGTTCCCCAAATTTCACATTGAAATCACTTCAAACAACtgagaatgcatgcatgctaagtcgcttcagtcacgtctgactctgtgtgaccctataaactacagtcttccaggctcctctgtccatgggattctccaggcaagagtactggagtgggttgccattgccatcCTTCagagggtctttctgacccagggatcgaacccacgtctcttatatcttctgcattggcaggtaggttctttaccactagcgccacctggtgcCCCAACTGATAATAATTGGCTCTATTTTTAATCAAGATCAACAGACAGCAAACTTGCTAGATATCAGCTATCATTTCATTCAATAAGCATTTCTCGGTAGTCTGTTATGTGGTTTATGTGACAGATATTCTGGTAGGAACACAGAGATGAATAACCCTTGGGTTTTCATTGTCTGCGTGTACATAGACGATGGGgaacatacatgcatgcatgctcacatACATGCACAAGCATGTACTTGTGTAGGAATTTAGCATGcagaagagagggaaagggaacCATGTGCCATCATGTGAACTGGTGGAAGAGatgttaaaagaattttaaatagaaGATTAATACCAATTAGTGGTCTGATAGATTCTCTGAAGATGGAGTCATATGGAGTATGGAGTCATATGGAGTCTCTGAAGATGGAGTAACTGAAATTGCCTCTGAAAAATTTAGATCAGTTTTTATAACTACATTTCAGTCCCTTTGCTAGTTTGGGTACAAAGATGAGTGAAGTATATTTTTTGCCTTCTCCCAACTCTCATGTTGAATTGGGAAAGATAGATAATGCAAAACAGACCACAGCTCCTTGTGGTGAGTGCTGCAGTACTCTTAGAAACAAAGTCCTGTGGGGCAATTCTAGGTCACTtaccttttctttttgtaaatttgcttttctcaatgggtattttaaatgtcttttcatcactgaaaatcaacatttttgaaataaaattatataaaatccaATGCacccttttaaaaaaagaggtgaaaaatatgtaagAACATTTTTCCTGGCGAAGAATGGGTGATGTAATGTTATTCTTTGTAAGGAAAAGATTTGAATTTGGTAAGGCCCAAATTTGGCTTCCTCTGCTTAGATTTTTTATAACATTGAAAGTAGGCCTATATTTCAGAAACAGGCCTTTTGCTTAGAAGGAAATTTGGGGGCATCAAATTGAAGGATATTTTGTAGCAAGAATAGCAATCTCTGTAATTTTGACTgagaggaataaaagaaaaagttcttttttCTAGTGCTGGTTTTAAAACagtaaagggaaaaatattttttaaaggtgtgTCAGTTATGAAAAGACATTAGTTCTAGGAGTATCAAAGGAATCAACAATAGAACACTTTCAGGTTTTCCAAATCATTAGTTAGGCTGAAGATTAAATGTAGTATTTGTCCATATATACCTCTTCATGTATGCGATCCCTGTAATTGAGTTACACTCCAGAGATTGGCTTTGCCACATTATTTTATCAGAAGAGCCCATTATTATAGCATCTGTAGCCTCTTCTctgaattaaagaggaaaaaactcCATCCCAGTATCATCAATATGATTCCCTATAGAAAAATGAGAAGATTTTAAATCCTTCTGAAAATGTGTTCATGCTAATGCCAGTCAAGTCAGATCTGTGctagaatttttaaatgactgtttcTTATTCAAATTATAGAGATGCACTTTGGAAAATTTTGgaatgttaaataaaatgaagaagaaaaagaaaagatagtcaTTACACACATTTTAATCTAAGTCAGTTTCATTAATTTAACAAGAATATCAATCCATGAAAATTGACATTCTCTTTTCTTATACTTCATGATATTTAGAGATCTATATGCCTGAAATTTTTGATACTTGTAGAAGGTATCTACTATCCTCTTTCCTATCTTACACTTTCTTTCACCACTTTTCCCCAGAAGCTGCTTCATAAATTCTCAAGTACCTTTTGTATAAAACACTGCAGGTAGACACCGATGGGATGGAGACCTCATCCAGGGTAGTGGCAGTCTCAGGAGGCCGTTGTTTCAAGGACCTAGTGCTCAGCTTTGTCCTGAAAGTTGATGCTTCAGTGTCTGCAAGTTCATCAGTCTTTATGAGCTATACCCAccgaataaattaataaacatgcatttaataattttaaaattaatttgtcatTCTAGTTTAACCATAAGGAAATGAGTTTTTTAAAGACCTGAAATTCCTTTATACTGTTCTAAGTTGCTGCCAAAATACCAATTCTTTTCCAGTAATctgtccctcttctttgtttaatcatactctgattttttttttttttttccataaccaacttcccactccccttctcccccaccttGCCACCCTCTGGAGACTCCATTTCATAGCACAACTGAAGAAAACAACTTCCCACagtataacaatttttttttttttttctgtattcttataGTTGTCATGGAGTTCTTCTCTTTTACTCCCTTTCACAGCTAACATCTGCGATATGGAGCCACCTTCCTCAACAGAAGACTCTCTTTGTCATACTTTCAAACTCTTGATTCTGGAGCTTTTCTTTTATGAATGTCATGTAGATCATTGTTCTTAGattgcttggttttttttttgtttgtttgttttttaaggaaaaataggaAGGGTCATGTTTAAGCTTTTTTATATGGTCCTCTCATGCTTTTTAAAGTTACATGTGCATTATTTTGATTTTGGATACTGATGGCCAGATAGTGTGTTCTCCTGTTTCCTgatctttttttccaaaaatatacatatatcctatatatattataatgtaaaatattgaataaagtaTGCATTAAAATTTATACATCCATGCAcacgtatgtatgtgtatacacatgtgtatatgcatgtgtgtatgtatataaaggTATATGTATTTTGGCTCACAATATGCAAATGACTGAGCATTACATTTTGATTCTTCCCAGTTTGTTCTCAGGGCCTtaatttcatttccatttgtgGAACAAtatgtcctctgtccatggaattcttcaggcaagaacactggagtgggttgtcattttcttctccagagtgtttttctgtttctccaccCTACCACCCTGAGTATGTTTTTGCTTTGGAAAAAGCTATCTCCATAAATGCTGTGgcatttattttctgtaataGCTCTAGCTGCACATTTTACTTGGGCATTGATTTCTCATCAtatgacagaaatggcaaggtTAGCATTTCAGGAGAGCTCCTCTCCTGTTAACAATATCTTCATCCTCTCATTAGTTTAATTCATGATAATATCCAGACAAGCTTTGACCATTAAATCCTTTTAGACAGCAGAGTTTCCCAAAGGccattctttgtttttgaataatAAGTTTCTTCAATTCATTTTAATGTATGAAGTTAATACTGTATGGGAATTCATTTTCTTCCTGATGCAATAAACTTTCCATTAATGTCTGAGGTTAacttttgagtgttttttttccttacataGCTGCTGATTAGAGTATCCAACAGAATGTTTTATTCTCTTCTGACTAAATCTCTTTTGGGGGGGATTGTGGTTTTTATAGCTGTTCCCTCAACCCTGTTCTTTCTATCAcacctttttcttttattgcatGGAAAATGATGAGGCCTCATCAAAAGCCATTTGTGAAGAACCCTTGGGAAGGTGCTGAGATTGATAtattgtgtgtttctttttttaaaaaaattctcaaatttgAGAAGCCCATATCTTTGGGAAGCTTAATATTCAAAAACTGTCTACCCAGATCTGAAAGATTGCCTTTGTTGTGCCATTATTATTTCTGACAAAGGGATCAGGTATAGTTGTAAAGAACAGGAGAATCAAATGTAAGTTATTTCTTCCCCAAATTAGAAAGGAGTGTCATAGAATAAAATACAGGATATCCTAACTTTGCATAGTCACAATCATAAAATTGAAATCCCCAAGCACTTTCTAGAGATAAGGAAAGACATTGcagaaataaataatagataTTGGCTGCTTCAAAACAGTGAGTGTGTGCAAGTACATAGAGATTTGCTTTTCGAGGctgagctttttaattttttcagccaGAGATGCTTTGCTGTGAATCTGTGTCATTTTTGTTGAAGGAAGGATTGAGGACATATTCATACTTCAAGTTACTAATATTTACAGAAGTAATTTATAAATAGTAAATgttctaatttttcacatttctataGTTTGCTTAAGGGAGAAAAAGCAGTACTTTGAGGATGCTTAGTAAAGAGCAGAGCAAGGCAATCAAAGAAAATGTTTACTTAGAAATGCATTTGGGCTTTTTACAGTTTATGTCTGGTTTCAAATTTTGAAACTGGTTTCAAAAGTTGAATTGTTTCAGATTTCCAAATGATGTTTATATAAGGGCATCTTTAGAAGATAGTATAGTCAGCTCTCTTAAGGTTGTTAAGATCCAACTAAGTTTGAGGGGGAAATTTAGTGAATGCTTTATCTGGGGTTTAGGTCACTGGAGTCGAGTGAAAAGCTAGAGATGTGGCAGCCCTGT
This is a stretch of genomic DNA from Dama dama isolate Ldn47 chromosome 18, ASM3311817v1, whole genome shotgun sequence. It encodes these proteins:
- the LOC133072271 gene encoding protein ILRUN-like is translated as MEGMDVHLDPELMQKFGCLGTTDKDVLISEFQRSLGFQLNPAGCAFFLDMTNWNLQAAIGASYDFESPNISVPSMSSVEDVTIGEGESIPPDTQFIKTWRIQNSGAEAWPPGVCLKYVGGDQFGHMNMVMVRSLEPQEIADVSVQMCSPSRAGMYQGQWRKKKKKK